From a region of the Streptomyces tirandamycinicus genome:
- a CDS encoding phosphoglyceromutase — protein sequence MADATYKLILLRHGESEWNAKNLFTGWVDVNLTEKGEKEAVRGGELLEDAGLLPDVVHTSLQKRAIRTAQLALEAADRHWIPVHRSWRLNERHYGALQGKDKAQTLAEFGEEQFMLWRRSYDVPPPPLDDDNEFSQAHDARYAAIPPELRPRTECLKDVVVRMLPYWYDAIVPDLLAGRTVLVAAHGNSLRALVKHLDGVSDADIAALNIPTGIPLAYDLDADFKPVNPGGTYLDPEAAAAAIEAVKTQGKKK from the coding sequence ATGGCCGACGCGACGTACAAGCTGATCCTCCTCCGCCACGGCGAGAGCGAGTGGAACGCGAAGAACCTGTTCACCGGCTGGGTGGACGTCAACCTCACCGAGAAGGGCGAGAAGGAGGCCGTCCGCGGCGGCGAGCTGCTCGAGGACGCCGGTCTGCTGCCCGACGTGGTGCACACCTCCCTCCAGAAGCGAGCCATCCGCACCGCCCAGCTCGCGCTGGAGGCCGCGGACCGCCACTGGATCCCGGTGCACCGCTCCTGGCGGCTGAACGAGCGCCACTACGGCGCCCTTCAGGGCAAGGACAAGGCCCAGACGCTGGCGGAGTTCGGCGAGGAGCAGTTCATGCTGTGGCGGCGCTCCTACGACGTGCCGCCGCCGCCGCTCGACGACGACAACGAGTTCTCCCAGGCGCACGACGCCCGCTACGCGGCGATCCCGCCGGAGCTGCGCCCGCGCACCGAGTGCCTCAAGGACGTCGTCGTCCGGATGCTGCCGTACTGGTACGACGCCATCGTCCCCGACCTGCTGGCCGGTCGCACGGTCCTCGTCGCCGCCCACGGCAACAGCCTGCGCGCCCTGGTCAAGCACCTGGACGGCGTCTCCGACGCCGACATCGCGGCCCTGAACATCCCGACGGGCATCCCGCTCGCCTACGACCTGGACGCCGACTTCAAGCCGGTCAACCCGGGTGGCACCTACCTCGACCCGGAGGCCGCGGCGGCGGCTATCGAGGCGGTCAAGACTCAGGGCAAGAAGAAGTAG